A window from Candidatus Arthromitus sp. SFB-rat-Yit encodes these proteins:
- the fabI gene encoding enoyl-ACP reductase FabI, which yields MDINLNNKNIVVMGVANNFSIAWHIAKSLNNANANVIFTYVNEKFRNNIDKLSNSLSENSLIVECDVTSDESIRNCFKTISEKVGVIHGIVHSIAFANKDELKGEYLNTTREGFLIAQNVSAYSLTGVIKEAEQYMTEGGSIVTLTYYGSEKVVPNYNVMGVAKASLDMSVKYLANDLGRKNIRINAISAGPIKTLSAKGVSDFNLILDEIEKQSPLRRLTDPSEVGDTALFLISDLSRGITGEIIHVDSGFNILGGRNTI from the coding sequence ATGGATATAAATTTGAATAATAAAAATATAGTTGTTATGGGAGTTGCAAACAATTTTAGCATAGCTTGGCATATAGCTAAATCTCTTAATAATGCTAATGCTAATGTAATTTTTACATATGTTAATGAAAAATTTAGAAATAATATAGATAAATTATCTAATTCACTTTCTGAAAATAGTTTGATAGTTGAGTGTGATGTAACAAGTGATGAAAGTATACGCAATTGTTTTAAGACTATATCAGAAAAGGTTGGTGTAATACATGGCATAGTTCATTCTATAGCATTTGCAAATAAAGATGAGTTAAAAGGGGAATATTTAAATACTACTAGAGAAGGATTTTTGATAGCTCAAAATGTAAGTGCATATTCTCTTACAGGTGTTATAAAAGAAGCTGAGCAATATATGACCGAAGGTGGAAGTATCGTTACTCTTACATATTATGGAAGTGAAAAAGTTGTTCCAAATTATAATGTTATGGGTGTAGCTAAGGCATCTCTTGATATGAGTGTTAAATATTTGGCTAATGATTTAGGTCGTAAAAATATAAGGATTAATGCTATTTCTGCAGGTCCAATAAAAACACTATCAGCTAAGGGAGTTTCTGATTTTAATTTAATATTAGATGAGATAGAGAAACAATCTCCTCTTAGACGTTTGACTGATCCATCTGAAGTAGGAGATACTGCATTATTTTTAATAAGTGATTTATCAAGAGGTATAACTGGTGAAATAATACATGTAGACTCAGGATTTAATATTTTGGGTGGAAGAAATACTATATAA
- a CDS encoding CotS family spore coat protein, which yields MMREFEIERQFDLKIERIKPNRGIYFLNTNKGEMCLKKVSYGIQKLLFIYGAKEHLINNGFKNIDRFCLNIEGNPYAIVNEDIYTLSNWIDGRECDFLNIDDVSKSAKVLANLHIASKGYDPPEHSKLKSDLDRWPSIMNKRIRSFDKMRDIVRKKGIKNDVDMIYIKNYEFYKEMAKKAYNIFEKSKYYDICREIEDEKSFCHHDYTYHNIIIDNQDNINILDFDYCKREVRSYDVANYIVKVLKKNDWDINICKSIIEHYNSSLKLRYEDIFLIYGFLLFPQRFWRVCNRYFYNDLLIRQNVFLTQLDKLINERENYMNFIYNFEKEFLIKLD from the coding sequence ATGATGAGAGAATTTGAAATAGAAAGGCAATTTGATTTAAAAATAGAGAGAATAAAGCCTAATAGGGGAATTTATTTTTTAAACACAAATAAAGGAGAAATGTGCCTAAAAAAAGTATCATATGGAATACAAAAATTGCTTTTCATATATGGAGCAAAGGAGCATTTGATAAATAATGGATTTAAAAATATAGATAGATTTTGTTTAAATATAGAAGGAAATCCATATGCTATAGTAAATGAGGATATATATACATTGTCAAATTGGATAGATGGTCGAGAATGTGATTTTTTAAATATTGATGATGTAAGTAAATCTGCAAAAGTTCTTGCAAATCTTCATATAGCATCTAAAGGATATGATCCACCAGAGCACTCAAAACTTAAAAGTGATTTGGATAGATGGCCAAGTATTATGAACAAGAGAATAAGATCATTTGATAAGATGAGGGATATAGTTAGAAAGAAGGGTATTAAAAATGATGTAGATATGATTTACATTAAAAACTATGAATTTTATAAGGAAATGGCTAAGAAGGCATATAATATCTTTGAGAAATCTAAATATTATGATATTTGTAGGGAAATTGAAGATGAGAAGAGTTTTTGTCATCATGATTACACGTATCATAATATAATCATAGATAATCAAGATAATATAAATATTTTAGATTTTGATTACTGTAAAAGGGAAGTGAGGAGTTATGATGTAGCAAATTATATAGTGAAAGTACTTAAAAAAAATGATTGGGATATAAATATCTGTAAAAGTATAATTGAGCATTATAATAGTAGTTTAAAACTTAGATATGAAGATATATTTTTGATATATGGTTTTTTGTTATTTCCTCAGAGGTTTTGGAGAGTGTGTAACAGATATTTTTATAATGATTTGCTTATTAGACAAAATGTATTTTTAACTCAACTAGATAAATTAATAAATGAGAGAGAAAATTATATGAATTTCATATATAATTTCGAAAAAGAATTTTTAATAAAATTAGATTAA
- a CDS encoding glycosyltransferase family 4 protein: protein MKISIDGRSAIFYNNNGIGNYSSEIINTMLKINKGDYIKVFSSNTDFNKFSSFWEFSNFPIKLDNKYNVFFNPHNGVGLPNRNFEKIVTTLHDIIPSKLPNTVSESYLKVYNENIYKILEKSHYIITVSNFSKSDIIKTFNVNENKIFVTYLSPSKIYRPLNPKLSLYFLNKAYNINYNYILYVGGFSPRKNIIRLIDAFSKVYSTNKKIKLIIIGQKGKSYDDYLKRCIKLNILNNVIFTNFIKTPYLPLFYNCASCFIYPSLYEGFGLPPLESMACGTPTIASNSTSIPEVLKNAPLYINPYDVDDISEKINLVLNDTKLKKSLIENGLKHVKNFSWEKTSLKTLNILHKTKEC from the coding sequence ATGAAAATATCAATAGATGGACGGTCTGCAATATTTTATAATAACAATGGCATAGGTAATTACTCATCAGAAATAATAAATACTATGCTCAAAATAAATAAAGGAGATTATATAAAAGTTTTTTCATCAAATACTGATTTCAATAAATTTTCATCTTTTTGGGAATTCTCAAATTTTCCTATAAAATTAGATAATAAATATAATGTCTTTTTCAATCCTCATAATGGAGTAGGTCTTCCAAATAGGAATTTTGAAAAAATAGTAACCACATTGCACGATATCATACCTTCAAAACTACCAAATACAGTAAGTGAATCCTACTTAAAAGTATATAATGAAAATATATACAAAATCCTCGAAAAAAGTCATTATATAATCACCGTATCAAATTTCTCAAAATCAGATATTATTAAAACATTCAATGTAAATGAAAATAAAATATTTGTAACCTACCTATCACCATCTAAAATTTATCGCCCTCTAAATCCTAAACTCTCACTATATTTTTTAAATAAAGCTTACAATATAAATTATAATTACATTTTATATGTAGGCGGTTTCAGTCCAAGAAAAAATATAATAAGACTCATTGATGCATTTTCAAAAGTATATAGCACAAACAAAAAAATTAAACTTATCATAATCGGACAAAAAGGTAAATCATATGATGATTATTTAAAACGCTGCATTAAATTAAATATATTAAACAACGTGATTTTTACTAACTTTATCAAAACACCCTATCTTCCACTTTTCTATAACTGTGCATCATGTTTTATTTATCCATCATTATATGAAGGATTTGGTCTTCCTCCACTCGAATCTATGGCTTGCGGAACTCCAACTATAGCATCAAACTCAACCTCAATACCCGAAGTTTTAAAAAATGCTCCATTGTATATAAATCCTTATGATGTCGATGATATATCTGAAAAAATAAATTTAGTATTAAATGATACTAAACTTAAAAAATCTTTAATAGAAAATGGTTTAAAGCATGTCAAAAATTTTTCGTGGGAAAAAACTTCTCTCAAAACCTTAAATATACTTCACAAAACAAAAGAGTGCTAA